From Tripterygium wilfordii isolate XIE 37 chromosome 16, ASM1340144v1, whole genome shotgun sequence, one genomic window encodes:
- the LOC119981189 gene encoding crooked neck-like protein 1 produces the protein MGSKDGDPSLGYLTRKDTEVKLPRPTRVKNKTPATVQITAEQILREARERQEAEIRPPKQKITDPTELADYRLRKRKEFEDLIRRVRWNVNVWIKYAQWEESQKDFNRARSVWERALEVDYRNHTLWLKYAEVEMKNKFINHARNVWDRAVTLLPRVDQLWYKYIHMEEILGNIAGARQVFERWMSWMPDQQGWLSYIKFELRYNEVERARQIYERFVQCHPKVSAYIRYAKFEMKNGEVARSRNVYERAVEKLADDEEAEQLFVAFAEFEERCKESERARCIYKFALDHIPKGRAEDLYRKFVAFEKQYGDREGIEDAIVGKRRFQYEDEVRKNPLNYDSWFDYIRLEESVGNKNRIREIYERAIANVPPAEEKRYWQRYIYLWINYALYEELDAGEVERTRDVYRECIKLIPHKKFSFAKIWLLAAQFEIRQLNLKDARQILGNAIGQAPKGKVFKKYIEIELDLGNIDRSRKLYEKYLEWSPENCYAWSKYAELERSLSETERARAIFELAIAQPALDMPELLWKAYIDFEISEGDFDRTRELYERLLDRTKHLKVWISYAKFEATALDDNGGEEQKELCIQRARRVFEKALNYLRTSAPELKEERAMLLEEWLNTESSFVDFGDVSLVQPKLPKKIKKRRSVVTEDGLTGQEEYFDYLFPEETQTANLKILEAAHRWKKQRLPSSDDD, from the exons ATGGGCAGCAAGGATGGGGACCCGTCGCTGGGTTACCTAACCAGGAAAGACACAGAGGTGAAGCTACCACGGCCCACACGCGTCAAGAACAAGACGCCTGCCACAGTCCAAATTACAGCAGAGCAGATCCTCCGCGAAGCTCGAGAACGCCAGGAGGCAGAAATCCGGCCGCCCAAGCAGAAAATTACTGACCCCACCGAGCTTGCCGACTACCGTCTTCGCAAGCGTAAGGAGTTCGAGGACCTAATCCGTCGTGTGCGATGGAACGTCAATGTATGGATCAAGTACGCCCAATGGGAGGAGTCCCAAAAGGACTTCAATCGTGCCCGCTCTGTCTGGGAGCGTGCCCTAGAGGTCGACTACCGCAATCACACGTTATGGCTCAAGTATGCCGAAGTCGAGATGAAGaacaagttcatcaatcatgcCCGAAACGTCTGGGACCGTGCCGTTACTCTACTCCCGAGGGTCGATCAGCTATGGTACAAGTATATTCACATGGAAGAAATTCTTGGCAATATCGCTGGTGCGAGGCAGGTTTTTGAGAGATGGATGAGTTGGATGCCGGACCAGCAAGGCTGGCTTTCATACATCAAGTTCGAGCTGCGTTATAATGAGGTAGAGCGTGCTAGGCAGATTTATGAGCGTTTTGTACAATGCCATCCAAAGGTATCTGCATATATTAGGTATGCAAAGTTTGAGATGAAGAATGGTGAGGTTGCGCGTTCAAGGAATGTTTATGAAAGAGCAGTGGAGAAGCTGGCTGATGACGAGGAGGCAGAGCAGCTCTTTGTGGCTTTTGCAGAGTTTGAGGAGCGGTGCAAAGAGAGTGAGAGGGCCAGGTGTATTTACAAGTTTGCTCTAGATCACATACCTAAGGGGAGGGCTGAGGATTTATATAGGAAGTTTGTGGCTTTTGAGAAGCAATATGGAGATAGGGAGGGTATAGAGGATGCCATTGTGGGGAAGAGGAGGTTTCAGTATGAGGATGAAGTGAGGAAGAATCCATTGAATTATGATTCCTGGTTTGATTACATTAGGTTGGAGGAGAGTGTGGGTAATAAGAATAGGATTAGGGAGATTTACGAGCGAGCTATTGCAAATGTGCCTCCTGCTGAAGAGAAGCGTTATTGGCAGCGCTATATTTACTTGTG GATTAATTATGCTCTTTATGAAGAGCTAGATGCAGGAGAAGTGGAGCGCACTCGTGATGTATACAG GGAATGTATTAAACTGATTCCTCACAAGAAATTCTCATTTGCAAAAATATGGCTTTTGGCTGCCCAATTTGAAATACGCCAGTTAAATCTCAAGGATGCTCGACAAATTTTAGGCAATGCAATTGGGCAGGCTCCTAAAGGCAAG GTTTTTAAGAAGTATATTGAGATAGAGCTAGATCTTGGTAATATTGACCGTAGCCGAAAATTATATGAGAAATATCTGGAGTGGTCTCCTGAGAATTGCTATGCATGGAGCAAATATGCTGAACTCGAGAGATCTTTGAGTGAAACTGAGCGAGCAAGGGCTATCTTTGAGCTTGCAATAGCCCAACCAGCATTGGACATGCCGGAGTTGCTGTGGAAG GCATACATTGACTTTGAAATATCAGAAGGTGACTTTGACAGAACAAGGGAGCTCTATGAGAGACTTCTAGATAGAACAAAGCACTTGAAGGTGTGGATAAGTTATGCAAAATTTGAGGCAACTGCCTTGGATGACAACGGCGGTGAGGAGCAAAAGGAGCTGTGTATTCAGCGTGCAAGAA GGGTTTTTGAGAAAGCCCTTAACTACCTTAGGACATCTGCTCCTGAACTGAAAGAAGAACGGGCGATGCTTTTAGAAGAGTGGTTGAACACGGAGAgtagttttgttgattttggcGATGTTAGCTTAGTCCAGCCTAAGCTGCCGAAGAAAATCAAGAAGAGGAGGAGTGTTGTTACTGAGGATGGCTTGACTGG GCAAGAGGAGTACTTTGATTATCTATTCCCAGAGGAAACTCAGACAGCAAATCTGAAGATATTGGAAGCTGCCCATCGGTGGAAGAAGCAAAGGCTGCCTTCTTCTGATGATGACTAA